A stretch of the bacterium genome encodes the following:
- a CDS encoding general secretion pathway protein GspG, whose amino-acid sequence MRDQRGMTYLELALVAALLVILAGLAIPYVHHRMQAVKELQLRRALAEMRSAIDRYHDAAQLGEIEPWDLAWNMYPKDLQMLVDGVAVKTAADQPAQKTKFLRKIPVDPTTGLAEWSCRGYNDDKDTRNDSCDDLYDVFSTSSDLSADGSTYYRDW is encoded by the coding sequence ATGAGGGACCAGCGAGGCATGACCTACCTCGAGCTGGCGCTCGTCGCCGCGCTCCTCGTGATCCTCGCCGGGCTCGCGATCCCCTACGTCCATCACCGGATGCAGGCGGTCAAGGAGCTGCAGCTCCGGCGCGCCCTCGCCGAGATGCGGAGCGCGATCGACCGCTACCACGACGCGGCGCAGCTCGGCGAGATCGAGCCGTGGGACCTCGCCTGGAACATGTACCCGAAGGACCTGCAGATGCTGGTGGACGGCGTGGCGGTGAAGACCGCCGCCGACCAGCCGGCGCAGAAGACGAAGTTCCTGCGGAAGATCCCGGTCGATCCGACGACCGGCCTCGCGGAGTGGAGCTGCCGCGGCTACAACGACGACAAGGACACCCGCAACGACTCGTGCGACGACCTCTACGACGTCTTCTCCACGTCGAGCGACCTGTCCGCCGACGGCAGCACCTACTACCGCGACTGGTGA
- a CDS encoding transglycosylase domain-containing protein: MGERSPRRRNEKPSGRRRGRKARSSGGFAVRLLAAGALAASLLVWGWMILDNAGKVAAAILREDPGDLPVELLAAPRALVPGQAADADELERELRSLSYRPVARTPRDPGEYRRSGATLEVYRRAHVGPRGPVDEGFARVGFDAGRVASLAAADGRALDAFALEPVRLGAFRGPVLAERRPLPLSAYPRRLIQAVMAAEDSRFLQHRGVDPVGLLRAAWTDLRGGQMQGGSTITQQVIKNRVVGRERTLARKAHEALLAAYVERKITKERLLEIYLNEVYLGQRGAVSVVGMPAGALHYFGRNVDDLALNQEAMLAGMIASPGRFDPRRDPREAQARMARILARMRELGYITPMEEQAAAAAPLGVAPLSDPLDPAGDVLDAARRELVARGWEPRPGKARAMVFTTVDVELQAAARRALDEGLTELEAKEPSRAPLEGAVVIVRPRTGEVLALVGGRRGVRGGFHRALDARRQPGSAFKPFVALAAFGVGAFSPSSVVSDTPLAVPTAAGEWRPSNYDHQFRGPVTVRQALEQSLNVPMARVGLAVGPATVVEWAHRAGLEGHLPAQPALALGAGEVTPLDLAAGYATIAALGERRPPSLVASARTGEAGSTIPLVRVAPAERTLPADACYMVLDALTGVVERGTAKELAPLLQGARVAGKTGTTQDGRDAWFVLASGDAVVVVYIGRDDDKPAKLTGAGAAVPVVKRLIESVGPRLLSELPAAPEGMHQVEVCAETGGKATPRCPTKVLENFKEGTEPPPCAKHASPLKKLWNKIVGKSSPAAGKGRR, encoded by the coding sequence TTCGTCCGGCGGCTTCGCCGTCCGCCTGCTCGCCGCCGGCGCCCTCGCCGCGTCGCTTCTCGTCTGGGGCTGGATGATCCTCGACAACGCGGGAAAGGTCGCCGCGGCGATCCTGCGCGAGGATCCCGGCGACCTGCCGGTCGAGCTCCTCGCCGCGCCGCGCGCGCTCGTTCCCGGGCAGGCCGCCGACGCCGACGAGCTCGAACGGGAACTGCGCTCGCTCTCCTACCGGCCGGTCGCGCGCACGCCGCGCGACCCCGGCGAGTACCGGCGCTCCGGCGCGACGCTCGAGGTCTACCGCCGCGCCCACGTCGGGCCGCGCGGCCCGGTGGACGAAGGGTTCGCGCGCGTCGGCTTCGACGCCGGACGCGTCGCCTCGCTCGCGGCCGCCGACGGCCGCGCGCTCGACGCGTTCGCGCTCGAGCCGGTGCGCCTCGGCGCCTTCCGCGGGCCGGTGCTCGCCGAGCGGCGCCCGCTGCCGCTTTCCGCCTATCCGCGCCGCCTCATCCAAGCGGTGATGGCCGCCGAGGACTCGCGCTTCCTGCAGCACCGCGGCGTCGATCCCGTCGGGCTGCTGCGCGCGGCCTGGACCGACCTGCGCGGCGGGCAGATGCAGGGCGGGAGCACGATCACCCAGCAGGTGATCAAGAACCGCGTCGTGGGGCGCGAGCGGACGCTGGCGCGCAAGGCGCACGAGGCGCTCCTCGCGGCCTACGTCGAGCGGAAGATCACCAAGGAGCGGCTGCTCGAGATCTACCTCAACGAGGTCTACCTCGGCCAGCGCGGCGCGGTCTCCGTCGTCGGCATGCCGGCCGGCGCGCTGCACTACTTCGGCCGCAACGTGGACGACCTCGCGCTCAATCAGGAGGCGATGCTGGCGGGGATGATCGCCTCGCCGGGGCGCTTCGATCCGCGGCGCGACCCGCGCGAGGCGCAGGCGCGCATGGCGCGGATCCTCGCCCGGATGCGCGAGCTCGGCTACATCACGCCGATGGAGGAACAGGCCGCGGCCGCGGCGCCGCTCGGCGTCGCGCCGCTCTCCGATCCGCTCGACCCGGCCGGCGACGTCCTCGACGCCGCGCGCCGCGAACTCGTGGCCCGCGGCTGGGAGCCGCGCCCCGGCAAGGCGCGGGCGATGGTCTTCACCACCGTGGACGTCGAGCTGCAGGCCGCGGCGCGCCGCGCGCTCGACGAGGGGCTGACCGAGCTCGAGGCGAAGGAGCCGTCGCGCGCCCCGCTCGAAGGGGCGGTGGTGATCGTGCGGCCGCGCACCGGCGAGGTGCTGGCGCTGGTCGGCGGGCGGCGCGGCGTGCGCGGCGGCTTCCACCGCGCGCTCGACGCGCGGCGCCAGCCCGGATCGGCCTTCAAGCCGTTCGTCGCGCTGGCCGCCTTCGGCGTCGGCGCCTTCTCGCCGTCGTCGGTCGTCAGCGACACGCCGCTCGCCGTGCCGACCGCCGCCGGCGAGTGGCGTCCCTCGAACTACGACCATCAGTTCCGCGGCCCGGTGACGGTGCGCCAGGCGCTCGAGCAGAGCCTCAACGTGCCGATGGCCCGCGTCGGCCTCGCGGTCGGCCCGGCGACGGTCGTCGAGTGGGCGCACCGCGCGGGACTCGAAGGACATCTTCCCGCGCAGCCGGCGCTGGCGCTCGGCGCGGGGGAGGTGACGCCGCTCGACCTCGCCGCGGGCTACGCGACGATCGCCGCGCTCGGCGAGCGCCGTCCGCCGTCGCTCGTCGCGTCGGCGCGGACGGGGGAGGCCGGCTCGACGATCCCGCTCGTCCGCGTCGCCCCCGCCGAGCGGACGCTCCCCGCGGACGCGTGCTACATGGTGCTCGACGCGCTGACCGGCGTCGTCGAGCGCGGCACGGCGAAGGAACTCGCGCCGCTGCTTCAGGGGGCGCGCGTCGCCGGCAAGACCGGCACGACGCAGGACGGCCGCGACGCGTGGTTCGTCCTCGCCTCGGGAGACGCCGTCGTCGTCGTCTACATCGGCCGCGACGACGACAAGCCGGCCAAGCTGACCGGCGCCGGCGCCGCGGTGCCGGTCGTCAAGCGGCTGATCGAGAGCGTCGGGCCGCGCCTGCTCTCCGAGCTGCCCGCGGCGCCCGAGGGAATGCACCAAGTCGAGGTCTGCGCCGAGACCGGCGGGAAGGCGACGCCGCGCTGCCCGACGAAGGTGCTCGAGAACTTCAAGGAAGGGACCGAGCCCCCGCCGTGCGCGAAGCACGCCTCGCCGCTCAAGAAGCTCTGGAACAAGATCGTCGGCAAGTCGTCGCCGGCGGCGGGGAAGGGACGGCGATGA